The Musa acuminata AAA Group cultivar baxijiao chromosome BXJ3-6, Cavendish_Baxijiao_AAA, whole genome shotgun sequence region TTCCAATTGTATAATAAAATGCATTTCGCTTTATTCGAGCACCACAAGGAGAACAATATATTGGAGGGGGTTCAAAAGTGAGCTTTTCCACTGCACAAAGCTGACACGAGTTCTCAGTCATTGAGCGCTCCATTGCTTGATTCTTCTCAGCTTTAGCCTTACTCTGCCAAACAAGAAACTGATAATATTTACTCATGTCTGATTAAAATAATACTAGCAGTTCCTAGCATGGTCACAAAGAGTTTGTGATGGAAGTTAATCAATTTGCAACTTCAACATGCATTGACCAAAATACCTTCATACACATGTAAACAATAACATCCATAATACTGTCCACaaataaagaaaagagaagaaagatgggTGGGGAAAGGAAGACGGACCAAGCAGCATCTGACAAATGACGAAAAGTAGAAGATAGATATTGTTAAATTCCTTGTTTCAAGTGCATTATTTACATACTAATTACAACTCCGTTCCGATGAATCCATCATCATTTAAGTGAGACCAGTTCAGCCTTATATGCCTTACCCAAAGAAATGAAGCATCCACCACAGATGCCATGTAGCATATGTATAATGCTGTCAAGTCAGTGGAATGCTAACTTTGAATATTGGTGAGTTCAAATGCTCAACAGAATGGATAAGCCATAACACAGAACAAACTCCACCATAGTTTTCCAATACAAGTTTCCTGGCGATTTTTGAAAAACTTTATTTTGATTGAACAGTAACTGCAACTCTACATTatcttttctacttttttttactttcttaatTTGCATAAATTCGAATATATTAATGAGAAAAGAAACTCCTCGATTAAACAGATTGTTAAAAATCAAGGAACTATGTAGTACAAGGTGAGAAAATTTTGCAATAAGTATAAAAAGACATcataaaatataacatataaaaaatACTACTGTCCAACTATATCAAGAATCTTGGATCAGTATTTGTTGTCAGAGAGAAAACATAGATAATCAGTGCTACTACGAACTCCAAGCTATACAAGTCACATGATAAATTTATCATGAATATAATACAACCTGGTCGAACAAAAACACTACAAAGTGAGTGTATAATTTATGCATAAGCATGCAGTAGCCAGAGTgtctcttgatttcatttacagacTTGAAATATTGATTGGTTCTGCTAGTAGAACAGTCTATTGACTTGTCTACACTGGCTAAGTTCATCAACTCACATTTTCAAAGAGATAActaaagagggagaaaaaaaagTCCCATGTCTTGTAGGTTGGCACAAATATCTTAAGCCTATAtggatattatttataattctttAGTTAGAATGTTTGGTATAGCATTTTTATAGCACGTCACTCCAAGAATGGTTGTGCCGACTGGCACAACTTAGCCAAGAAAACAAGTTGGAACCCATGACACTGGAATCGTACTGGTGGTGCCAAAGGCAGGCCTCCGCCTATCGGCCAGTGTTGGTTGGAATTATACTGTGGCAAAAGGGTATCAGCACACTTTTATTCCAGAAAATAGCAATGATTGCTTCAAAAACAGCATCCATTTATGTCCATGCTGGTCCGTTGGAATAAGCTGGTGCAACAGATGCTTGTAAACTTTGCCCAGAAAATAGAATGGTGGAACAAATATAAGTACCCCAAACATTAAAAGTATTTGTTTATATCTTATTTTTCAACAGTTCCAGCACTGAGTGTTAACCTTTTAAAAACAAATCCAACATCTATAATATACGTCAAGTGAAAATCTTAAAGAAACCTTGGCAACCAATAGTCTGATGATGTTTGCAGAAGTTGTGATAAAAGATTCACAAAGTTTGTACAGATGCATTTACAGTCCAATAAGTAAGCACATGTCATAGTTGACTAGCAAACATATGAATCATATCAAACATCCAATTACTCCCATGTAAAACAAATACACACTGAGATGTAAGCTCAACATCTTCAGCTTTTGATGTCACAATTAAAATAATTGTTTGAGGTAAACAATATCACATACATTGAAGATCTGTTAGCTCAGGAAACAGAAAAACAAAAGGTTAGAAGTCAAAGGCATTACAGTAGCAAAACAAACATTTCAGCAGCTCTGTAAAGTATTGAATAGCCAACAATATAAGGCTTATGCATCAATAAGATGTAATCTTCTTAATCGAAAAAAGGTAGAAACAATTTGGTGAAGACTATTATAGTTATCTAAAacaatcatcaataaaaaaactaaaaaataaacaaatttgTTGTTATACAACAGATGGCCATCGAAGAACAATCAAAGGGGGCATGAAATAATATGCCTCGTGAAGCTTTGAGCTTAAGAAAATTATCAGTTAAATTTTGGATAAGTAATGCAAGAAACCTAACCTGACCAACCCATCGCCTCAAACCAATTATATGCTCCTTAATTTGTTCTGGGGTGAACAGTTCAGTCAATGAAACACCTTTTATTTTTGGTTTCCCTGATTTACTTGCAGTTACTTGATCTGTTGGAGGGTTATCTGGATCCTGCTTGATTCCAGCAGCAGCCTGATCCAGAACTTCATCAACCACCAtaatttcttgtttgacatgaGAGTCAACAGTGTTAGAAACATCAGGATCTTTTTCACAGCTTGGCAAACTCATATTCCCATCAATGTCACTGCCAAAGACTGGTATCTTTTCTTGTCCAGAGCCAGAAGTTCCATCCATCTTTACAATGACCCCAGAATTAGCAGACATTTTCAGACCGGTTTGTTTGCACTCCAAGGACTGCACCTCTTGGAAATCATAAGGTTGGTTCCCAGAAGGAGCACAGACTAGTGAAGTTTCACTTTTAGGGAAAAAAGGAGATGCATGTTGAACCTTCATGCGCTTTGATGCAGACTGCCAGTCCTCGGAATTTTCAGTAGGCACTGTGTCTTTTTTCATTCCATCAGAATTAGCTTTAATTTCAAATACCACACTAGTATTAGATAAAGCACGAGCATGGGCCTTATAGTTTGCTGCTATATGATCATGTACTGGAGTGCAGACAGGACAATCGGCTGCTTGGCAAGTACGGATATGCTTGACAAGTTTCCTAGACTGGGAACAGCGTGGAAACTTACACAACTCACTCTTACAGGTATCCATATGGCAAATCAACTCCTGAACTTTTATGCAATTAGTTTCTGTACATAGTCCTTTTGGTGCCGGACACCTGCGAGCATGATGCAGAAATAGTAACCACCTTATTTGCTTCAAATAGTTTTGTTGTTTTATAGAGTCTCCATGTTCAGCATCCGattctctagcagagaggtgcaacagctGAGCCTCATTTTGTCCTGCTATTCTTTGATGAAACTCCTCCTGTGGTTGTTGGCCTGGTGGTTTGTCTAGCATCTGTGCTTGTAGTGGCTGTGGATGCCACTCAAACTGAAGGAGTTCTTCTGCTTGCGATCCGCTAGATAATCGACCAAACTTGTTTGAAAATCCATCAGATTGCAGGTGTGGATGCAACTGCTGTAAACCCTCTGAAACTGGGACATGAAAATCTTGAGAGCTGGGCAAATGACCAAGTAATTGAGCACTTTTAGAATGATCTCCGGAAGAAGAATTCTGCTGGTATTGAGACTGTACTTCTGGAGGTCGGACCTGTTGAGCTGCTGACTGAATCAAAGTGTCAGAACAGGTTACATCCGCATAACCAGGCATTAGCTGCTCACCAAAATGAGAAGTTACCAAGGACTTCCTCAAAGAATCAGTATTTACTATAAGTTGTTGATGCTGCATACTTTGCTGATGTCTCTGCAGTAGCTGATGCTGGTTCTGAGGAAATGGTGCATAAGCTTGATTAGGCTGTTGCGAAGATTGCTGCACATGCTGTTGTGATTGCAGTAGATGTTCCCTGGCTGACTGTGATGAGTGGTAACTTATATTCTCTGATTGATCAGTCATTTGGGGTCTCACATTCAGCGGAAGTCTCATTGATTGTAAACTAGCATGATGGTTTAGAAACCCTGAGTTTGTTCTTGCCTTGGGATGCAAATTTACAGAACTCATGTTACTCATAGCAGATAAACCAGATAAATCAGGTCCATGAAAGGTCTCAGAGTGTTTTACATCATTTGCCTTTGCTGTATTACCATCAATGTTAGGTAATATTTGCTGTGATAATGATGCTGTAGAGAAAAAAAGCTACACCTCTAAGTTTGTTATAACTATCAAATTCACAGATTAATAGTAGAAAGGTTAATTAACATATAGCTACAAAcaaagatattttatttaaaaggcATCTGATGGAAACTAACTACATCAGCAGCTAGCTAGAGAAGTAAACATGTATAAATTGAGTTGCTAATGATTAAGGGAGAAATTACTTGGTATCCTCGATTGATGATGTTGCTGATCAAAGTTCTGCAGCAGAGGCTTTGAAGAACTAGCATAAGGAGCAGGACTTAGGAAACCATCTGATGCTGTAGGCCCACTTAGTTGCATGTTGTCCCCAATTAATCCCAATGCACCATTTGCAAGCCCATTTGAGAATCCATAAGAGGAACCCTTGTGCAAGACATTGGATCTCATTCCACCACCAATTTGAGCACCAAGATTATGTGATATATGACTGTTTTGACTGGAAACATATTTCTTTTGATGGACTGACTGTGGAGCCACAGAAGGCTCATTGCTAGAAAATCCAGCTCCACTAGAACAGTCAGAGTTTGCAGATATTGCCTGCTGACTATTAAGTCCAGGGGTTGGTATCATCTGACCAAATTGTCTTGGTATGTTGGTTGAAGCCATTGAGGACATTATATTACTTCCACCTGAACCAAGAGTAAAAGTCGCAGATTGCTGCTGGTAGCCACTAGATACTGTTCCTACAACATAAGTACAAGAAGTACAAATCAATCAACAGCAACAGAAGATATGCAAAGGTTATTAACAAGAATAACTATACCCAGAACTTACCATCTGAAGCATTAAAGGAGGCACTATTTCCCGCATCAGTTGGGCCATTAGCATTTATAAGTAAGTTTCCTGTGTTTGCTGCAGTTTGAGATGCAATAGCTGTGTTGCTGGTGGCAATTGTAGGATTCTCTGGCTGAACCGGAATCATAGCATGAGTGCTGCCATTGTTTGGTACACCAGGAGTCGGGATCATTGTACTTACGGTGGAAGAAGATGTAATATGATGTGATAAAGGTCGATTGTGGTTGAGGACATTCTTTATTATAGAGAATAAACGAATCTCAACTGGTTCCGAGGCTAAATTTAAATATTCTTCCTGATCATAAACACATTCGTGCATTAAATAACCAGTGAAGACTTTAGTGCAGGAACAAAATAACCTATTATGTGAAGCTGCCTCAAGAAGGAAACTTTTAAACTAAAGAACAATCTAGAATTGAAACTTTCTCACTAGCACTTAAACTAGAATTTTCCAGACTAAAATAGCAAACAGATTAATGAAGCATTTGAACAATAAAAGAGTTGCCACAGAAGTGCAAAAAAACATTGGTAAATGAGATAGTTACCCTTGTAGCATCCTTGAATATACGCTCCTCTAAACGCTTAACAAGCTCTGGTAGCCTCCGTACCCACTCATCAGGGAACATTTGTTTTCGTCTTTGAAGAATATTGTAGCTGTAACATCCAAACATTTATAACTGTCATAACAAATCAAGAAGCACATATGTGAACACTTGGAGAATGCTACATAATTTCAATACTAATACACTGGATACTTATGTTGTATTTTTTCATCCTAGAAAGTAAATGAAGCTTTCAATGTCGAAATCAGTCATATTCATGGTAATTCAGACTCTTTTCAATTATAGGAAAATTTTATAAAGTCCTTTATAGCCTATACAAATTACGATGATGCTAGATTATCTTACAGTGAACTAGTTTTCTAAGTTTCATGATAATCTACTATGCAGTCACTTTGCCTCAAATCAGCACTACACTAAGGACCAACAAAACTTAAGAGCCAACAGCATGTTGATTGCAAGCTCTCCCAACATGGCATGAAGCACAAATAAATTACATATTTTGGGGAAAAAGTGTACTAAGATAAAATATACCAAGCCACAAGAATAATTTCCATTTTATCCAAGTGGTGAATTTCTCAAATTTGTAAAGCAAGTTTAGAATGCCAAATCAGAGTTAATATTTTCCATTTATTCTTGAGTAGCAAGCCTAAAGTTAGAACTAACTAACAAGGCATAAAAAATGGATTTACATGCAGAAGTGGCAAAGACACTAATTTATCACATGCAATGGACACATAGATGTTGTGGGTAGAAGCATATTAATTGCATCCATATTCTGCAACTTGTGAGTGTAGCAAAATTACTAGGATATTGAGCACAACATCCACAATTAAGCGTTGAGGAATATCGCCAATTATTACATTGTACCACAAGAAATAAAGACAAATTCAAAAACAATGCTcgatgaaaagatcaagattagcTTCTGGCAATATAATTGGATAGTATTTACTCTTAAGAGAACCCAGTACTGGTGTTATGTCAGATGTAGCAATGACTCCTGTTGACACAATTGAATATGACAAGAAAACAGATGCCCACTTATAAAGAAAGGATTTCGTATCATTTGGATGCAATGTAATTTATAAAGTTGACATGGACAATGCAAGGTTGCGTTATACAAGAAGCCACATTGATCTTATAAAGTGTTATAGCCCATGTAAAAAGGGTGGCCCAGTGGATGAGACTTCTATCAACGCAATGGTCCAGTGAATGCAGCACACAATCTAATCGCTACAAGCAGAGAGGTTATTTTTGTAACTGACAACATAGTACGATGGCAACACTCGCTTGTGTCATAGCCATATGCTACTGCTGTAAGATTATGACAATGTAAGGTTCTGACAACTAACGAACTTGCAGTTTAATGTTCATTACACAAGTAAGATACCAAACAATACCATTTTGTACTTGTTTAACAGGTAACACTTTCCCTTTCCTATTTCGTTCTATTTCTATGGTTGAGATGCCCAAAATATTGCTCACAAATGATCCAGCAGGTTCATATGATTGGATGACAATATAATGGCAAGACAATGTGCTGGATCAAAGTAGGCCAAAAATGGAAATACATTATAACAACCGGATGTTCATTTCAATAGCATTGTTGTAGCAGTTTTTCATTTTGCCATGTTGGCTTTGATCTACAGACAGATATTGCATACCTCATAGAAGATCTACCATATAAATCCACTTATGTAAGCATATAGACAATAGAAATATCCCTTACTCTGTATGTATGCATGTAACAGGCATGCagcatataaatttaaaaaaatttgcaAATTCTTCTGGTAATAATAAATCAACATCAGACACTTAAGCTTTATATTACAGAGTAAAGGGTACATTACGAAaattattttcagaaaaaaatattgtCTAATAAATGACACCACAATTAGTCTTTCACTGATCTGGACCAACCTCTATGGGAAACCAAGAAACCAAGCAACACGATGAACTTAGAAGGAAGATACATGCTAGCTGATATGCTATGTTATGTTTATaagtttaatttaaatttttaagacAACTTTATTAGCTTACATCATGGTAtctcaaacaaacaaacaaaaacacTTGTCAAATAAGTAATATCATTGAAGTAGTGAACTGGGCTGGGCCAAACACATGATGGACAATCAAGAAGCAAGGCAACACGTTCTGCTTGGCAGGAAGATACATGCTAGGTCTACTGATTATACTTTAAATTTGAAGGCAATTATAATGACTTATATCATGCATGCCTTAAGATATGCTACAGAACTACTCAGTTGGATATGTGAAaatgtcttctttttttttgttacggACACATAGTTCAAAGCTTTAGGTAGAAGGACTAACAAAAGCCCACAAAACCATGGAGAGTAATCAAAACGCCACAAGGGTAACCCATTGTGCAAGGCTCTCATCAATGCGGGATCCAGAGAGgactcttgaaaaaaaaaaaagaagtttccaTGATCCAAACACAAACCCTAGTCACCGAGGTTCCAAGAAAGGAACCTAATTGTAACGTCAAGGCTTGTTGCCCTCTTCAACCCACAGGGGACGACGTTACAGTTTGCATGTAGCTAGGAATATAGCACCTACAAGGGATTGAAGACCCAACCCTTGAACTAAGGTGAAGGTAGCCCACCAACTAAGATAAAGCTGGCCTGTGTGATATCATCCAAGTGAAGATGTCGGTTAAGATATATAACCTCATACTATAACGAGCTGCTGAATAGAAACGAGTGCTTTATTCTAAATCCATCACCAAGAAACCGCCTAGTATAGGCTGCATGTACCACCTTGAGCCGCCAAGGCGAGTGGATGACAAAGATTGAGAACACGTGCTCCACAAAAGGTTCAGAGAAAGTGAGATGATTGAAAGAATGCCAAGTAATGACTGCTTACATCTTGTGTTGCATGGTCATGCGAGGATCCTGAAGTTCAGAATCTACAGGTCGAGGTCCGAGACTCTGCATCTGGGGTGCCATATAATTTCCAATCTGCTGAGGTGGACCAGACACTTGGTTGGACATCTGATTGGTGATCTGCCCAGCCAAATGAGCATGTGCATTCATCTTCCTTCCTTTTGGTACAATCACACAGATATCTTCTGCCAAGATTTTATCAGTTACGAGCCCAATTGTCAAGACTCCAAAACCAATCACTATACAACCGTCATACAGTATGAAAGGACACAGGATTGCAACTGAAGACACGATGTTCCCAATAACTGGGAATAAGAAAGGTCACTCCTGACGTTTTTGATCACGCCATCCGGCTCCTGATAAGTGATCTGCACAATGACCAAATTCAGCATGGAACATCCAACCAAAAGAAATGAAAACATGTCGTAAAGTAAGTCATTTAGCAACAGAAACGTGTGCccagaaaagaaagcaaaaaattaagttgaataaattataaatatgcaAGGTGTTCCTATTTTCATAGTGTCTTTACTCCTCGGGAAGCTGACCACAATCAAACACCTGTGGCATAGATGAAGATCATGATCCTATTTTCTTCCGACTTCACTACAACTATCAACACCAGCAAATGAACCTAGACGCTTGGAACAAATACCAAAGAAAAATCAATGAGCCCTAAATTGGATAGAATTAAGCCGCCATGACATTATGAGAAGGCCCAACCCATGCAGTAAGCATAAGAATCATGAACTCCGGCCAGGGATACATCACAAAACAGTTCGGGCGTATCAGAATCCCCTCTTTTCCCTATCGTAATAAGGTGCTAAAGAGAGGTAAACCAACACAAATCGCGTCACCAGCCCCAAACGAAACCCTAGCAGTCCGGCATCGATCGAAACCACGCTCAATCGACAAACCTAAAAGAAGCAACAAGCCCAACTAACCGATGCAGAAGGGGAACGCGATCCCACGGCGGCGGCGATCACCGGTCGTCGTTCGCTCGTCGCCGTCGCATCTGCTGCCCGACCAATTACGGTGGCGACGGAAGGGGAAAACGTGGAACCCCGAGGGTTCCTGGACCAAAAAACCCTAATTACCAACCGAAGATCCGACGACAGGAAGGAAGGGGGGAGGCATCCAGCGGCGGCCGAATCGAAGCCCTTTCTTGGGATACCAATTCCTTGCTTGGCTTTCAATGAATTAACGCTCCCTCTCGACCGATCTCCGCGATTCGATCTTCCGAAACGAAATCTCCAATTAATTCTTTATTGTCCCCTGATTtggatttctttttcttccttttaatTGGTAGTGGCGCAGCGCCGATTAAAAGCCCGATCGAGGACGAAGGCAATTTCTACAGTCGTCGAGCCCCGAGTGGATCGAATCGATGAGGGGCAAACGTCACCTTGCCCACCCTTTATTTACGCTCGCCGAGCCACCTGCCTTGTGATTCGACTTGTTGACGGATCCCACCTGGGTCCCATTTCTGGACCTGGCAGACTCCAATTACAATACGGGTATTCAAACGAGTACTAGATAGCCAAGGAGGATTATATGCGAGTCTCAGAGCAACCCCGGACCCCACCTATGGTCTGCGGTCTGCGACCGTATAAATCACCCAATGCTTCCAGCGGATGCGCATTTGGATAGTACGTAATTAGTATTTCTGTGGCGTTCACGTTTTCGCTGCAGGTTATGCAACAATTCGAAGCATGTATGTAACATTACCTTATTTATTACCTTCATATCATATGTATACGTATTTAGTAACCTGAAAAGGAAAAAGATACCATTCGATATATTATTTTACTAAGTTGGTAAACCATTCTCGAAATGATTTAATGATTGCTGATGTGAGTGAGAGGTCTCCCATGAGGtttgtttttttattataattatttaatataaaaatatttttaataaaaatatcttatatcaaACCTATATAGTTCGATCGCTTTATATTATGTTGCGAGGATGATTCTCATTAACACATGTTAGCGAGATTAATGTATCGAATCTGATTAAGGTTCAACTCatcttgaatttttttaatataataattaaatttattagatGAGATTTTGAATATTTAATGAACTGAAAAACaagatataaatttataatatcaaAATAGGAGAtgaatggaatggaatggaacGGAACAAAAGGATCATGTAATCAACAATTCCACACTCAGGACAAGTGGGGATGTGTTTGCTACTCTCGAGAACTCATACTCATGCAAGTATCATAAAAATCTCGATTGTAATCCATATTATCTCAGTAAAACTTACGTATACAGCATCTCATCTCATGCATACATCCCTCGAGAGGGTCTACGAAGCCCTCTCAGTGGCAGCAGCCACGGAGAAGACGCATAGGTTGGAGTTGTGCCGGGAAGGGCCTCTGAGAAGAGACGACCCAACACCAgatttgggtgatggtacctcATCGAGATGTTCATTTCATCTACTATGTTATGGTGATACAGATACAGCATCAATGTAAGAATGAGCTAGATTTCTCTACTCTGCAACGGAGAAAGGAAGACAGCCAAAGCTTCTGAAGCTAAGTAAAGCGGATGTAGAGGAGGAGAGGGAAGGGGGGAGAGAACAGAGGCCTCAAGGGCACATTTAAAGGTGAGATTAGTGAATATAAAGGGGAAACAAAAGTTCTTGTGTTGCTTTTCTTCGCTTTTAGGAACACTTTGAATCCCTACTACTAGCAGTCTGGATCAAGCATGATGAGATCCAGTAATGGGGGTGGCAAAAGAGGTTTTTGGACAAAAGGATATATCATTGTTATCAATGGCATGTTCACAGGACTGGACAGCATAAATTTGCATAGGTTCCTTCAACTGAAAGCAGATACAGATAGATACGGACAACTCAAGGATATCGAACGACACACAGGCGAAGAATGCTTGTGCTTGtgggaggggtggggggggggggggggggcacaaTCCAGTACCTTAAGGTAAGATCACAATAATCAACTCTTTGTCGAAGAAGCAACTGCTGCTAGGATTGTCTACATATCTTGTGTCTACCAGAGATCAATAGGGAAGGAAGACAGAAAATGGCTTAGAGCATTCTTCTTGACTAAACTTTGACTTGTTTGGGTGTCAAAAGTGTCCATTGTTGTGGCGATGTTGCTAGAAAATAAAGCTGCAATTTCACTGCTGAATTTGCAGTGAAATGGTACAGAAGATACTGAATTTGCAGAGGAAATGGTACAGATAAACTCCTACACAATCAGGAAATTTATGGTGTCCAGGAATAAATGCATCAGTCTAATTAACAGAGTTCTTGAATGTGGAAGCTCATGAATTACATGTGTATATATTCTCATGTTTTGTCGAGTATTCTTTGGGCTCACGAACAGAGAATACATGAGAGCTGCTATCATCCTGTTTTTTCTATATGAATGATTGCACACGATATCAAACTTAGCCTATACAGAAGACATAATTTGACATCAGATGGAACTAAAACCATCAACCATCGACTATCAGTCATGGAATAATCTTTCGTATGACATATCGAAGTTGACTACTCGATCAACAAGTCCTCTACATGTCGACTCATTTGATCCAGCAAAGCAGAGTTTTGCAGGAGAGTGTAACTCGAAGCTTTGAGGTTGCAGAAGAACGCTGCGTTCATCAAGTCAATGGATTACGAATATCACTTGTATTCAGATTAAATGTATGGTGACCAAGTCTATGATACAAAGAACATTTCATCTGTAGAATGGAGGAGATAGGCGAATCTGCTTCCAGATCGTGATCTGTAGAAATGGAAGGTCACGTTCTATGTATAGACTCCAAAATCTTCTCCTTTTCGTTCCTTCCACGTACAGCACAAGTAGAGACCCCAGGAAAAAAATAGGTAATGTGAATTAATAGGAGCGGCGTCCATTGCATCTCGGATGATTAGTGGTCGGAGATGGCGTTCCAACAAAGCCTTATATATTCATCAGGTAACAGCCACTCCTCACGAAAGAAGGGAGGAGTTCCCGATCCTTCTCTCCTCTTCTGCCTCATCTTGCTGCGGCCGTCGTCCAGCGGCGGCGTCAGATGTGTTTTACGGTGAGGCCTGAGGCAGGAGGAGGATCGAACAAGTGCGGAGATGGCAGAACGGATGAAGAATAACACGGTGGTGCATCAGCTGCTGCaagtgtcgtcgtcgtcgtcgtcttcggaGAGTGAGGCGGAGGAAGAGGCGGTGGTGGAGATCGAAGAGCAAGCGCCTCCGCCCGCATGGAACCCCGCAAACGGCATCAGTACTGGCCTTGCCCTCGGCATCAACAAAAGGAGGCTGCTTTCGAAGCAGTTGTCGATGAGGGAGACGAGAATGGAGGCCAAgtgggagaagaggaggaggcagaTACTGCAGACGAGGCGTCTGATGGAGGGAGGCGGCcgcggagaaggaggaggagacgaGGAGGCGACCGAGGGGAGCGAGAGGCGGTTGGATGAAAGGACGAGGAGCTTGACCGACGAGGACCTCGACGAGCTCAGGGGTTCCATCGACCTTGGGTTTGGCTTCAACGAAGAGGAAGGTGGACAAGGCCTCTGCGACACTCTCCCCGCCCTCAACCTATACTTCGCCGTCAACCGCCAGCTCTCCGACCCCA contains the following coding sequences:
- the LOC103989995 gene encoding probable histone acetyltransferase HAC-like 1 isoform X2, coding for MNAHAHLAGQITNQMSNQVSGPPQQIGNYMAPQMQSLGPRPVDSELQDPRMTMQHKIYNILQRRKQMFPDEWVRRLPELVKRLEERIFKDATREEYLNLASEPVEIRLFSIIKNVLNHNRPLSHHITSSSTVSTMIPTPGVPNNGSTHAMIPVQPENPTIATSNTAIASQTAANTGNLLINANGPTDAGNSASFNASDVSSGYQQQSATFTLGSGGSNIMSSMASTNIPRQFGQMIPTPGLNSQQAISANSDCSSGAGFSSNEPSVAPQSVHQKKYVSSQNSHISHNLGAQIGGGMRSNVLHKGSSYGFSNGLANGALGLIGDNMQLSGPTASDGFLSPAPYASSSKPLLQNFDQQHHQSRIPTSLSQQILPNIDGNTAKANDVKHSETFHGPDLSGLSAMSNMSSVNLHPKARTNSGFLNHHASLQSMRLPLNVRPQMTDQSENISYHSSQSAREHLLQSQQHVQQSSQQPNQAYAPFPQNQHQLLQRHQQSMQHQQLIVNTDSLRKSLVTSHFGEQLMPGYADVTCSDTLIQSAAQQVRPPEVQSQYQQNSSSGDHSKSAQLLGHLPSSQDFHVPVSEGLQQLHPHLQSDGFSNKFGRLSSGSQAEELLQFEWHPQPLQAQMLDKPPGQQPQEEFHQRIAGQNEAQLLHLSARESDAEHGDSIKQQNYLKQIRWLLFLHHARRCPAPKGLCTETNCIKVQELICHMDTCKSELCKFPRCSQSRKLVKHIRTCQAADCPVCTPVHDHIAANYKAHARALSNTSVVFEIKANSDGMKKDTVPTENSEDWQSASKRMKVQHASPFFPKSETSLVCAPSGNQPYDFQEVQSLECKQTGLKMSANSGVIVKMDGTSGSGQEKIPVFGSDIDGNMSLPSCEKDPDVSNTVDSHVKQEIMVVDEVLDQAAAGIKQDPDNPPTDQVTASKSGKPKIKGVSLTELFTPEQIKEHIIGLRRWVGQSKAKAEKNQAMERSMTENSCQLCAVEKLTFEPPPIYCSPCGARIKRNAFYYTIGSGETRHYFCIPCYNEARGETIEAEGSTFLKTKLEKKRNDEETEEWWVQCDKCEAWQHQICALFNGRRNDGEAEYTCPNCYVEEIERGERKPLSQSAVLGAKDLPRTILSDHIEQRLFRRLKQEKQERAKHLGKNFDDVPGAEGLVIRVVSSVDKKLEVKQRFLEIFHEENYPKEFPYKSKAILLFQKIEGVEVCLFGMYVQEFGSECSFPNQRRVYLSYLDSVKYFRPEIKTVTGEALRTFVYHEILIGYLEYCKIRGFTSCYIWACPPLKGEDYILYCHPEIQKTPKSDKLREWYLTMLRKASKENIVVDLTNLYDHFFVTMGECKAKITAARLPYFDGDYWPGAAEDLINQLRQEEDGRKQMKKGKTKKTITKRALKAAGHSDLSGNASKDALLMQKLGETICPMKEDFIMVHLQHACTHCCMLLVCGTRWACSQCKNFQLCDKCHEAEQRVDERERHPTNSREKHMLYPVEINDVTQDTKDKDDILESEFFDTRQAFLSLCQGNHYQYDTLRRAKHSSMMILYHLHNPTAPAFVTTCIVCHHDIEAGLGWRCESCPDFDVCNACYQKGGIDHVHKLTNHPSMADRDAQNKEARAKRVLQLRKMLDLLVHASQCRSPQCQYPNCRKVKGLFRHGIQCRTRASGGCVLCKKMWYLLQIHSRACKESECSVPRCRDLKEHLRRLQQQSDSRRRAAVMEMMRQRAAEVAANSG